In a single window of the Pontibacter russatus genome:
- the bshC gene encoding bacillithiol biosynthesis cysteine-adding enzyme BshC, whose product MKITKLDYAATGAFSQTIADYLCRDERLRPFYNRFPTVEAFEAQLKEKSFSDTQRQTLHRALQEQYRSIADINPKVQQNIDLLRQPNTYTITTGHQLNIFTGPLYFIYKIITAINTCTQLQEKYPDYNFVPVYWMATEDHDFAEINHFSLFGKKYVWETEQAGAVGRFTTEGLEKVLDELPEAYPIFEDAYRHSKNLADATRAITHALFGEYGLVSVDGDHAELKKALTPVVEKELTEQLSNRLVEEVNAQLEQLSYKQQVYSREINLFYLQDGLRERMVQEDGLYKVLNTDIRFSREEVLQEAQEHPERFSPNVILRPLYEELILPNLAYIGGGAEVAYWFQLKKLFEAYEVAFPVLMLRNSGLYINRGNASRMHKLGLKPEDMFMDYPELKKHLSDQLHEDEINLEAQREAVAAAFAGVEKLAGEVDPTLVKAVGAEAQKAYNSLQMLEKKIAKARDSKHEQTFKQLENLKEKLFPGGSLQERHDNLLTYQTNNPDFIPALVEAFDPLEFKFTVLEEA is encoded by the coding sequence ATGAAGATAACAAAGCTTGACTACGCCGCGACCGGCGCCTTCTCCCAAACCATAGCCGATTACCTTTGTCGCGACGAGCGGCTGCGGCCCTTCTACAACCGCTTCCCGACCGTAGAGGCGTTTGAGGCGCAGCTGAAAGAGAAAAGCTTCAGCGACACGCAGCGGCAGACGCTGCACCGGGCGCTGCAGGAGCAGTACAGATCCATCGCCGACATCAACCCAAAAGTGCAGCAGAACATCGACCTGCTGCGGCAACCGAACACCTACACCATCACCACCGGCCACCAACTCAACATCTTCACCGGCCCGCTGTACTTTATATATAAAATCATCACCGCCATCAACACCTGCACCCAACTGCAGGAGAAATACCCGGACTATAACTTCGTGCCGGTGTACTGGATGGCCACCGAAGACCATGACTTCGCCGAGATCAACCACTTCAGCCTGTTCGGGAAAAAGTATGTGTGGGAGACGGAGCAGGCGGGCGCCGTGGGCCGCTTCACGACGGAGGGTTTGGAGAAGGTGCTGGACGAGTTGCCGGAGGCTTACCCCATTTTTGAAGACGCTTACCGCCACAGCAAAAACTTGGCAGACGCCACCCGTGCCATCACGCATGCCCTGTTCGGGGAATATGGCCTGGTGAGCGTGGACGGCGACCACGCGGAGCTGAAGAAGGCGCTGACACCGGTGGTGGAGAAAGAACTGACCGAGCAACTGTCGAACAGGCTGGTGGAGGAGGTGAACGCGCAGTTGGAGCAGCTGAGCTACAAGCAGCAGGTGTACTCCCGCGAAATCAACCTGTTTTACCTGCAGGACGGGCTGCGGGAGCGGATGGTGCAGGAGGACGGCCTATATAAAGTGCTGAACACCGACATCCGCTTTAGCCGCGAGGAGGTACTGCAGGAGGCGCAGGAGCACCCGGAGCGTTTCAGCCCGAATGTGATTCTGCGGCCGCTGTACGAAGAGCTGATTTTGCCGAACCTGGCCTATATAGGCGGCGGGGCAGAGGTGGCCTACTGGTTCCAGTTAAAGAAATTGTTTGAGGCCTACGAGGTGGCTTTCCCGGTGCTGATGCTCCGCAACTCCGGGCTATATATAAACCGGGGCAACGCCAGCCGCATGCATAAATTAGGCCTGAAGCCAGAGGACATGTTCATGGACTACCCCGAACTGAAAAAGCACCTGTCGGACCAACTGCACGAAGACGAAATAAACCTGGAGGCACAGCGCGAAGCCGTGGCCGCCGCCTTCGCCGGGGTAGAGAAGCTGGCGGGCGAGGTGGACCCGACGCTGGTGAAAGCCGTGGGCGCCGAGGCGCAGAAAGCTTATAACTCGCTGCAGATGCTGGAGAAGAAGATAGCCAAAGCCCGCGACAGCAAACATGAGCAGACCTTTAAGCAACTGGAGAACCTGAAGGAAAAGCTGTTCCCGGGCGGCAGCCTGCAGGAGCGGCACGACAACCTGCTCACCTACCAAACCAACAACCCTGATTTCATCCCTGCCCTCGTAGAGGCCTTCGACCCGCTGGAGTTCAAATTCACGGTACTGGAGGAGGCGTGA
- the truA gene encoding tRNA pseudouridine(38-40) synthase TruA yields MRYFLEIAYDGTRFHGWQVQPNALSVQEVLDDCLSKVLRQPVSSTGSGRTDTGVHASQQFAHFDVAQPLDAQQVVYRLNRILPTDIAAISLYEVPDDAHARFDAHARTYHYHITFAKNPFRRYHAYYHSRPLDIKQMNMAAALLLQHEDFTTFSKVKGDTTHYRCHIYEAIWRKQGEELVFTIRANRFLRGMVRLLVGTLVDVGRGKLTVQQFGQIITSQDRRKSSGAAPAEGLSLAKVEYPEGLLA; encoded by the coding sequence ATGCGTTACTTTCTGGAGATAGCCTACGACGGCACGCGCTTCCACGGGTGGCAGGTGCAGCCCAACGCCCTGTCGGTGCAGGAGGTGCTGGACGACTGCCTGAGCAAGGTGCTGCGCCAGCCCGTCAGTTCCACCGGCAGCGGCCGCACCGACACCGGCGTACACGCCAGCCAGCAGTTTGCGCACTTCGATGTGGCGCAGCCGCTCGACGCGCAGCAGGTGGTATACCGCCTCAACCGCATCCTGCCAACCGACATCGCCGCCATCAGCCTATATGAAGTCCCGGACGATGCCCATGCCCGCTTCGATGCCCACGCCCGCACCTATCACTATCATATCACTTTCGCCAAGAATCCCTTCCGGCGCTACCACGCCTACTACCACAGCCGCCCGTTGGATATAAAGCAGATGAACATGGCTGCCGCGCTCCTGCTGCAGCATGAAGACTTCACCACCTTCAGCAAAGTGAAAGGCGACACCACGCACTACCGCTGCCATATATATGAAGCTATATGGCGGAAGCAGGGGGAGGAGTTGGTCTTCACCATCAGGGCCAACCGTTTTCTGCGCGGCATGGTGCGGCTCCTCGTCGGCACGCTCGTGGACGTGGGGCGCGGCAAACTGACGGTGCAGCAGTTCGGGCAAATCATCACCAGCCAGGACCGACGCAAGTCCAGCGGGGCAGCCCCCGCAGAAGGCCTTTCCCTGGCCAAAGTGGAGTACCCGGAGGGCCTGCTGGCATAA
- a CDS encoding aldo/keto reductase has protein sequence MEYRKIADSDLRVSVVTFGAWAAGGWMWGGTERKDAVQAIRASYDLGVTSIDTAPIYGQGISEEIVGEAIKDLPRDKVQILTKYGMRWDLKKGELAFKSKDNSGRDIDIHRYAGRESIIKECEDSLRRLRTDYIDLYQIHWPDVTTPIGETMETVAQLIKEGKVRHAGVCNYNVAQMQEAEKYVNLVSNQVPYSMVKRDIEAEVVPYCLEKGKSILAYSPLERGLLTGKMKPGHRFGEGDHRANLYFFQDENLKRTNAFLQKIKPLADEKGASLSQLVIRWTVEQPGITIALVGARNADQATQNAKALNVKLSPDEISFITEELNKLELVKPAKV, from the coding sequence ATGGAATACAGAAAGATTGCAGACTCCGACCTCCGCGTATCCGTCGTTACGTTCGGCGCCTGGGCAGCCGGCGGCTGGATGTGGGGCGGCACAGAAAGAAAAGACGCCGTTCAGGCCATCAGGGCCTCTTACGACCTCGGCGTCACCTCCATCGACACGGCCCCCATATATGGCCAGGGCATCAGCGAGGAAATCGTGGGCGAAGCCATCAAGGACCTGCCCCGCGACAAGGTGCAGATCCTGACCAAGTACGGCATGCGCTGGGACCTGAAAAAGGGCGAGCTCGCTTTTAAAAGCAAAGACAACAGTGGCCGCGACATTGACATACACCGGTATGCCGGGCGCGAGAGCATCATCAAAGAGTGCGAGGACAGCCTGCGCCGCCTCCGAACCGACTATATCGACCTGTACCAGATCCACTGGCCCGATGTGACTACGCCTATCGGGGAGACGATGGAGACGGTGGCCCAGCTGATAAAGGAAGGCAAGGTGCGCCACGCCGGTGTCTGCAACTACAACGTGGCGCAGATGCAGGAGGCGGAGAAGTACGTGAACTTGGTATCGAACCAGGTGCCCTACAGCATGGTGAAGCGCGACATTGAGGCCGAAGTAGTGCCTTACTGCCTGGAAAAAGGCAAGTCTATACTGGCTTACAGCCCGCTGGAGCGCGGCCTGCTGACGGGCAAGATGAAGCCCGGCCACCGGTTCGGCGAAGGCGACCACCGTGCCAACCTCTACTTCTTCCAGGACGAGAACCTGAAGCGCACCAACGCGTTCCTGCAAAAGATAAAGCCACTGGCCGACGAAAAGGGTGCCTCACTGTCCCAGCTCGTTATCCGCTGGACGGTGGAGCAGCCGGGTATCACCATCGCGCTGGTCGGTGCCCGCAACGCAGATCAGGCCACACAAAACGCCAAGGCACTTAACGTGAAACTGAGCCCGGACGAGATCAGTTTTATAACCGAAGAGCTGAACAAGCTGGAACTGGTGAAGCCCGCAAAGGTATAA
- a CDS encoding GAF domain-containing protein, with the protein MTEREIHNTFIGVSIIPDNEEDRLQKLKEYDILDTPEEGAFNHIAAMATHMFNVPIALVSLVDADRVWFKANVGMEGVASARRGESLCSLAVLNEGLTIFPNAATEPCLLANPLVSGNFGLRFYAGAPLTTADGLNIGTFCLVDKQPREFVESDQRMLKHLASMVMEEIEKRYLRRKAEVPEV; encoded by the coding sequence GTGACGGAACGGGAAATTCATAACACGTTTATCGGGGTAAGCATCATTCCTGATAACGAAGAAGATAGATTGCAGAAACTGAAGGAGTACGACATACTGGACACGCCCGAGGAGGGAGCCTTCAACCATATAGCGGCCATGGCCACGCACATGTTCAATGTGCCGATTGCGCTCGTTTCGCTGGTGGATGCGGACAGGGTGTGGTTTAAGGCGAATGTGGGCATGGAAGGCGTGGCGAGTGCGCGCCGGGGCGAGAGCCTGTGCTCGCTGGCGGTGCTGAACGAGGGACTCACCATCTTCCCCAATGCCGCCACCGAACCCTGCCTGCTGGCCAACCCGCTGGTTTCCGGCAACTTTGGCCTCCGGTTTTACGCGGGTGCCCCGCTCACAACGGCAGACGGCCTGAACATCGGCACCTTCTGCCTGGTGGATAAACAACCCCGCGAGTTTGTGGAAAGCGACCAGAGAATGCTGAAGCACCTGGCGTCGATGGTGATGGAGGAGATAGAGAAGCGCTACCTGCGGCGCAAGGCAGAAGTTCCGGAGGTATAG
- a CDS encoding 5-formyltetrahydrofolate cyclo-ligase, translating to MQKAELRKRMLQQRRALPPEEVQQRSQRIADTFFRYFPLQAGQTVHIFLPILRNNEVNTWPIIERLRREHPEVRVAVPVTDAAQNMLTHHHLTDEAVLVENTWGIPEPQQAQVIYADAVDMVLIPLLAFDKTGHRVGYGKGFYDRFLADCRPDVLKIGLSLEPPVEHIADADAFDVPLDAVVMPEGVWPAKQ from the coding sequence ATGCAGAAGGCGGAGCTACGCAAACGGATGCTGCAGCAACGGCGGGCCCTGCCGCCGGAGGAGGTGCAGCAGCGCAGCCAGCGCATCGCCGATACGTTTTTCCGCTACTTCCCGCTGCAGGCGGGCCAAACGGTGCATATATTCCTGCCCATCCTCAGAAACAACGAAGTCAACACCTGGCCCATCATCGAGCGGCTGCGGCGGGAGCACCCCGAGGTGCGTGTGGCTGTGCCGGTAACAGACGCTGCCCAAAACATGCTGACGCACCACCACCTGACAGACGAGGCCGTGCTGGTGGAAAATACCTGGGGAATACCCGAGCCGCAGCAGGCGCAGGTTATATATGCCGACGCTGTGGATATGGTGCTGATCCCTTTGTTAGCCTTCGATAAAACAGGTCACCGCGTAGGCTACGGCAAAGGCTTTTATGACCGCTTCCTCGCCGACTGCCGCCCGGATGTGCTGAAGATAGGTTTGTCGCTGGAGCCGCCTGTGGAACATATAGCCGATGCAGATGCCTTTGACGTGCCGCTGGACGCGGTGGTGATGCCGGAGGGGGTGTGGCCTGCAAAGCAGTAG
- a CDS encoding endonuclease/exonuclease/phosphatase family protein encodes MKRAAIVVVQALGTFSILATALPLLDIEEWYVRVFDYPRLQLAALALLCLLLYLWLGSRRRKRDKLLLAGLGVAIIYQAVKIYSYTLMAPEQVRQAQQQDSTQADELSILVSNVLMSNEDHSKLMALVRQKTPDILLLLESDAAWQKALKPVTRKYPYRVEIPLHNTYGMHLYSQLPLRQKRVDYLLEEDIPSIKTYVKLRSGIWVELHAVHPKPPVPTEAPNSKKRDAEIVLVARDIADSKYPVVVAGDFNDVAWSRTTELFQEVSSLLDPRVGRGLYSTFNANYPLLRWPLDHIFHSDHFKLLQIERLPDIGSDHFPMYIKLSFAPENKYEQEEPEADEDTLEEASETIQEGFEEVREEK; translated from the coding sequence ATGAAGAGAGCAGCCATCGTTGTTGTACAAGCCTTAGGGACCTTCTCTATACTTGCTACTGCGCTGCCCCTGCTTGACATTGAGGAATGGTATGTGCGTGTATTTGATTACCCTCGCCTGCAACTTGCCGCTTTAGCTTTGCTCTGCCTGCTGCTTTACCTTTGGCTGGGCAGCAGGCGCCGCAAGCGCGACAAGCTGCTCCTTGCCGGTCTGGGCGTTGCTATCATATACCAGGCTGTCAAAATTTATTCCTATACCCTGATGGCCCCTGAGCAGGTGAGACAGGCACAGCAGCAGGACAGCACACAAGCAGACGAGTTGAGCATCCTGGTATCAAACGTGCTCATGAGCAACGAGGACCATAGCAAGCTAATGGCGCTCGTCCGGCAAAAGACCCCGGATATTTTGCTGCTGCTGGAGTCTGACGCGGCATGGCAGAAAGCCCTCAAACCAGTTACAAGGAAGTACCCTTACCGGGTAGAGATACCGCTCCACAACACGTACGGCATGCACCTGTACAGCCAGCTGCCTTTGCGCCAGAAAAGGGTCGACTACCTGCTGGAGGAGGACATCCCGTCTATCAAAACCTATGTAAAGCTGCGGAGCGGCATATGGGTAGAACTGCACGCAGTACATCCCAAGCCCCCGGTGCCCACCGAAGCGCCTAACTCCAAGAAACGTGATGCCGAGATTGTGCTGGTGGCCCGGGACATAGCGGACTCAAAGTATCCGGTGGTGGTGGCCGGTGATTTCAACGACGTGGCCTGGTCGCGCACCACGGAGCTTTTCCAGGAAGTGAGTAGCCTGTTGGACCCGCGCGTGGGCAGAGGGCTTTACAGCACCTTTAACGCGAATTACCCGCTGCTGCGCTGGCCCCTCGACCACATCTTCCACTCCGATCATTTCAAGCTGTTGCAGATCGAACGGCTGCCCGACATCGGCTCAGACCACTTCCCGATGTACATCAAGCTGAGCTTCGCCCCAGAAAACAAGTACGAGCAGGAAGAGCCGGAGGCCGATGAAGACACCTTAGAGGAAGCCTCTGAAACGATACAGGAAGGATTTGAAGAGGTCCGGGAGGAGAAGTAG
- a CDS encoding PH domain-containing protein, with translation MGLLSGMMGHASEVSIEKLAKEFEPILIDEERIERAYRLIRDMLVFTNKRLILVNKQGLTGSKIDYQSIPYGSIKTFSKESAGMMDFDAELKIWLTGETTPTIKQDFRKGDNINEAYRVLSKYVLK, from the coding sequence ATGGGATTATTAAGCGGCATGATGGGACACGCCTCGGAGGTGTCTATCGAAAAACTGGCGAAAGAATTCGAGCCGATCCTAATCGACGAGGAGCGCATCGAACGGGCGTACCGCCTGATCCGGGACATGCTGGTGTTCACCAACAAGCGTCTGATTCTGGTGAACAAGCAGGGCCTCACCGGCTCCAAAATCGACTACCAGAGCATTCCCTACGGCAGCATCAAAACGTTCTCGAAAGAGAGCGCCGGCATGATGGACTTTGACGCGGAACTGAAGATATGGCTGACCGGAGAGACCACGCCCACCATCAAGCAGGACTTCCGCAAAGGCGACAACATCAACGAGGCGTACCGGGTGCTGAGCAAGTATGTGCTGAAGTAG